One genomic region from Skermania piniformis encodes:
- a CDS encoding fumarate reductase/succinate dehydrogenase flavoprotein subunit: MTEVDRHSYGAQPYDVHPYDVVVIGAGGAGLRAVIEARERGLSVAVVCKSLFGKAHTVMAEGGCAASMGNANSNDNWQTHFKDTMRGGKFLNNWRMAELHAREAPDRVWELETYGALFDRTADGRISQRNFGGHTWPRLAHVGDRTGLELIRTMQQKIVSLQQEDYAETGDYESRIKIFAECTITDLLLDEQRVAGAFGYWRESGSFVLFETPAVVLATGGIGKSYKVTSNSWEYTGDGHALALRAGATLINMEFLQFHPTGMVWPPSVKGILVTEGVRGDGGVLKNSEGKRFMFDYIPPVFKGQYAETEAEADKWLADNDSARRTPDLLPRDEVARAINSEVKAGRNSPHGGVYLDIASRLPAEEIRRRLPSMYHQFKELADVDITAEPMEVGPTCHYVMGGIEVDPDTAAATISGIFAAGECSGGMHGSNRLGGNSLSDLLVFGRRAGLGAAGYVQGLTRRPTVSTTDLTAAIATALAPFERAVDAPDSENPYTVHAELQQTMNDLVGIIRKPEEMREAIRRLGELRDRYRRVAVAGDRHFNPGWHLALDLRNMLLISECVAEAALLRTESRGGHTRDDFPAMDPNWRNTLLVCSIDQAGRAADPLVPRVTVTLEEQKPMQPELLALFDLEELGKYYTDEELAGHPGSEGSR, from the coding sequence ATGACCGAAGTGGATCGACATTCCTACGGCGCGCAACCTTACGACGTCCATCCCTACGACGTCGTCGTCATCGGCGCCGGCGGTGCCGGCCTGCGCGCCGTGATCGAGGCCCGGGAGCGTGGACTGTCCGTGGCAGTGGTGTGCAAGTCGCTGTTCGGCAAGGCCCATACGGTGATGGCCGAAGGCGGCTGCGCGGCGTCGATGGGCAACGCCAACTCGAACGACAACTGGCAGACGCACTTCAAAGACACGATGCGGGGCGGCAAGTTCCTGAACAACTGGCGGATGGCCGAGCTGCATGCGCGGGAGGCCCCGGACCGGGTGTGGGAACTGGAAACCTACGGGGCGCTGTTCGACCGGACCGCGGACGGCCGGATCAGCCAGCGCAACTTCGGTGGACACACCTGGCCCCGGCTGGCCCATGTCGGTGACCGGACCGGCCTGGAATTGATCCGCACCATGCAGCAGAAGATCGTCTCGCTGCAGCAGGAGGACTACGCCGAGACCGGCGACTACGAGTCCCGGATCAAGATTTTCGCCGAGTGCACGATCACCGATCTCCTGCTCGACGAGCAGCGGGTCGCCGGCGCGTTCGGCTACTGGCGCGAGTCGGGCTCGTTCGTTCTGTTCGAGACCCCGGCGGTGGTGCTGGCGACCGGTGGGATCGGCAAGTCCTACAAGGTGACCTCGAACTCCTGGGAGTACACCGGCGACGGCCACGCCCTGGCGTTGCGGGCGGGCGCGACGCTGATCAACATGGAGTTCCTGCAGTTCCACCCGACCGGGATGGTGTGGCCGCCCAGCGTCAAGGGCATCCTGGTCACCGAGGGCGTCCGCGGTGACGGCGGAGTGTTGAAGAACTCCGAGGGCAAGCGGTTCATGTTCGACTACATCCCGCCGGTGTTCAAAGGTCAGTATGCGGAGACCGAAGCCGAAGCGGACAAGTGGCTGGCCGACAACGATTCGGCCCGCCGCACCCCCGACCTGCTCCCCCGGGACGAGGTGGCTCGGGCGATCAATTCCGAGGTCAAGGCCGGTCGCAACAGCCCGCACGGCGGGGTCTACCTCGACATCGCATCCCGACTGCCGGCCGAGGAGATCCGGCGGCGGCTGCCGTCGATGTATCACCAGTTCAAAGAGCTGGCCGACGTGGATATCACGGCCGAACCGATGGAGGTCGGCCCGACCTGCCACTACGTGATGGGTGGCATCGAGGTCGACCCGGACACGGCCGCCGCCACGATCTCCGGCATCTTCGCCGCGGGCGAATGCTCCGGCGGCATGCACGGATCGAACCGGCTCGGCGGCAATTCGCTGTCGGATCTGTTGGTGTTCGGTCGCCGTGCCGGGCTGGGCGCGGCCGGCTATGTGCAGGGCCTCACGCGTCGGCCGACCGTATCCACCACCGATCTGACCGCAGCCATCGCGACCGCGCTGGCGCCGTTCGAGCGCGCGGTCGACGCGCCCGACAGCGAAAACCCGTACACCGTGCACGCGGAGCTGCAACAGACCATGAACGACCTGGTCGGCATCATCCGTAAACCGGAGGAGATGCGCGAGGCGATCCGCCGGCTCGGCGAGCTGCGGGACCGCTACCGCCGGGTCGCGGTAGCCGGCGACCGACACTTCAACCCCGGCTGGCACCTGGCGCTCGACCTGCGCAACATGCTGCTGATCAGCGAGTGCGTCGCCGAGGCCGCGCTGCTGCGCACCGAGTCCCGCGGTGGGCATACCCGCGACGACTTTCCGGCGATGGATCCGAATTGGCGCAACACCCTGCTGGTCTGCTCGATCGACCAGGCCGGACGAGCCGCCGACCCGCTGGTGCCACGGGTCACGGTGACGCTCGAGGAGCAGAAACCGATGCAGCCGGAACTGCTGGCCCTGTTCGACTTGGAGGAACTGGGCAAGTACTACACCGACGAAGAACTGGCCGGACATCCCGGCTCGGAAGGGTCGCGTTGA